From Terriglobales bacterium:
GTGTTCGAGATGGGCTCGGCCATCGGCTATTCCACCATCTGGTGGGCGCGCGGCGTGGGCGCGGGCGGGCGGGTCACCTACACCGATGGCGATCCCAAGAACGCCGAGCAAGCACGCCGGTATTTCGAGCGTGCCGGCGTGGCCGGGCAGATCGAGGTCAGAGTCGGCGATGCCCTGGAACTGCTCTCCGAGCACAAGCCGGAGACCTTTGACGTCATCTTCAACGACGTGGACAAAGGGGACTACCCACGCGTCTTCCGGCTGGCGGTGCCGCGGCTGAAGAAGGGCGGGTTGTTCGTCACGGACAACGTGCTGTGGAACGGCCGGGTGGCCTCTGCCATCACCGGTCAACCGCCTGCGGACAAGGAAGCGGAAACCCGCGCGATCGTGGAGTTCAACCGCCTGCTCTACGGCTCGCCGGAACTGTTCACTACCATCCTGCCGATACGAGATGGAGTGTCGGTGGCAGTGAAGACTTAGCCACAGGCTGAGCTAAATCGACTTCACCGGCACGGCCAGCAGATCGTCCACCAGCCCCACTTCCTTCTGGAGGAAGGGTTCGGCGTACTTCACGCCGGCGAGCATGCCGTAGAAGCGCGCCATGCTGCCAATCATTTCGCGGATCTCGGCGGCGGCGGGAAAAATGTCTTTGCCGGCATGCTGGTCGCTGAACTGCGACTTGTAGGCCAGGATGGATTCCAGGCGGGTTTCGAACTGCTCGGTGATATCCACCACGAAGGTCGGGCGCACGTCGTGGTAGAGCGTGGCGTAGAGGATCTTGTAGGGACGGTGCCGGGGCAGGGAGCCGACGTCGAGCTTCTCCAGACCGGCCAGGAAGCAGGCCTCGTAGCCGAGCGTGGCGGCGTTGTAGTGATCGGGGTGGCGGCCCTGCCAGTAAGGAAGGATGACCACGCGCGGGCGCATCTCGCGCAGCACGTAAGCGACCTTCAGGCGGTTCTCCCAGGTGTTCTCGACGCGGCCGTCGGGAATGTCGAGCGCGTGTCGCCAGGCCACTTTCAGGATGCGCGCAGCTTCGGCGGCTTCGGCGGCGCGCTCGTCGGCGGTGCCGCGCGTGCCCAGCTCGCCCTGGGTGAGGTCGAGGATGCCGGTGCGGCGTCCGCGCTCGGCCATCTTCAGCAGCGTGCCGCCGCAGGTCTGTTCCACGTCGTCGCGGTGCGCGGCGATGGCCAGGATGTCGAGCGCCGGGTTGGTGTGCGCGGTCATGGTTGTCGACAAGGAATTCGCGGCCCGGTCAGTTTCCGGCACGGCTCATGGCGCGGTCAAGCGTTTCTCTCTCACGCATCGCGTGATTGCGCGTGTCCGAAGAGCGGTTTGCCTTCCTGCGCCCCGCGGGCTAGCATGGTTTTTGGATCAGGAGGGAATCATGAAAGCAAGAATGATCGCACTCATCATGGCGCTGTGCCTTGTCGGGGTAGGGGTGGGCTTCGCCTCCGACGCCCAGATGGGCACCTGGAAGCTCAACGAGGCCAAGTCCAAGCTCAACCCGGCGGGACCCAGGAACCACACTGTGGTCTACGCGGCCGCTGGCGACAACGTGAAGGTCACGGTGGACGGCACGGACAAGGATGGCAAGCCCACACACAACGAGTGGACGGGGAAGTTCGACGGCAAGGATTATCCGGTCACAGGCGATCCGAATTCCGACATGCGGTCGTACAAGAAAGTTGACGACCACACGCTCGCCATCATCGTCAAGAAGGGCGGGGAAGTCACGGCGACCGGCACCATCGTGGTGTCCCACGATGGAAAGACTCGCACCGTCAACATCGCCACCACCGACGCCGAAGGCAACAAGGTCGCCAGCGCCGCGGCCTACGACAAGCAGTAACGGAGCTTCCGAACCACAATCCGCGGGATGCCCTTCCGCTCGACTCCGGGCGGGAGGGCGCCTCCGCCTAAAGCCATCGCCCGATTGGATTCCACCCGACACTCGAAGAATTGTTATCTTAAGGTTTCCGCACTCGCTCAGAGGCGAAGGAGTGCCCATGGATGCCAATGAATTCCGCGATGTCGGCCACCGCGTGGTGGACCTGCTCTCCGAGTACCTGGAACACATCGAAGACCGGCCGCTGTTTCCGGATGTCGAGCCGGCAACCCTGAACGCGCTCTTTGCCGAGCCGCTGCCCCAGGAGCCGACGCCTTCCGGCGAAGTCCTGCGGCAGGTAGAAGAGAAGCTGCTGCCGTACTGCACCCACGTGGGCCATCCCGGCTACTTGGGGCTGATCACGCCTTCCCCCAACCTGATGGGCATCCTGGGAGACTTCATCTGTTCCGCGCTAAACCAGAACATCGGGGCGTACAGCATCGGGCCTTCCGGCGTCGCCATGGAACGCCGCACCGTGCGCTGGCTTGCCGACATTATCGGGTACGGCGAGCAGGCAGGCGGCAACCTCACCAGTGGCGGGACCCTGGCTAACTTCATCGGCTTGAAACTTGCCCGCGACTACGCGACCGCTGACAAGGCGCAACACGACGGACTCGAAGGGCGCTGGGCGGTGTACACCTCCGAGGAACGGCATGTTTCCGTGGACAAGGCGGTGGACGCGATCGGCGTGGGAAGAACGGGACTGCGCGCGCTACCCACCGACGACGAGTTCCGACTGCGCCTCGATGCGCTGGAAGCGGCCATCGCGGAGGACAAGCGCCAGGGCGTGCGTCCCATGTGCATCGTCGGCATCTTCGGTACCACCAACACGGGGGCGGTGGATGCGATGAAGGACCTGCGGCGCATTGCCGACCGCGAAGGCATGTGGCTGCACGCCGATGCCGCCTACGGCGGCGGCATGCTGCTTTCCCATCAATGGCCGATGCGCGACCGCGGCCTTGAACTTGCCGATTCGGTCACCATGGACCCGCACAAGTGGTTCTACGCCCCGCTCGATGCCGGAGCGGTGCTGGTGAAAGACGAGCGCCGCCTGACCACCTCGTTCGGCATGAAGCCCGCGTACCTGACCGACGAATTCGACCGCGCCAACGAACGCTATCAGTACTACGTGCACGGGTTCGAGCAGTCGCGCCGCTTCCGCAGCCTGAAAGTGTGGATGAGCTTCAAGCGCTACGGCGCGCGCCAGATCGGCGAATGGATCGACGCCAATGTGAACCGCGCCCACGAACTCTACGGCATGGTAGAACGCGATCGGGATTTTGCGCCCGCCCACCGGCCCGGGATGTCGGCGATCTGCCTGCGCTACACGGCAGTTCCTGATGAGGGAGCCAAGCAACTGCATGCCGAAGTGGCCAGCCGCATCGAACGCGGCGGGAAATTCTGGATCTCGACCACCGAGCTGAAGGGACGGACGTGGTTCCGCATCAACCCGGTGAACTTCCGCACGCGGCCGGAGCACATGCGGCAACTGTTCGCGCTGTTGCAGCAGGAGTGCCGGGATGTTGCGCAAGTCCTGCGGGGTGGAAAGCGGCAATCGGCGTAGCCCAGCGGCGATTCCGAATCTACTTCTTGCGCTCCACCAGGAACCGGGCCAAGGCCTTCAGGGTGGCGGCACGTTCGCCGAAGGAGTCGAGCGCGGCGCAACTGTCGTCCACCAGGCGTCGCGCCAACGCCACGGACTTCTCCACTCCGTAGAGGCCGGGATAGGTAGCCTTCTCCGTGGCAGTGTCTTTTCCCGCGGTCTTGCCGAGTTGCTCCGAGGACTGGGTGACATCGAGTACGTCGTCGGCGATCTGAAAAGCGAGGCCGATGGCGCGTCCGAATTCGCGCAGGCGCGCCAATTGCGCGTCGCTTGCCCCGGCGAAGAGCCCGCCGGTGACGATGCTGGCGGTGATGAGCGCGCCGGTCTTGGAGCGATGAATGGTTTCCAGCGTCTTGTCGTCGGGCCGGGTGTGCTCGGCTTCCAGGTCCATGACCTGACCGCCGATCATGCCGTTGACGGTGCCGGTCGCGACCGCGATCTCTTCAATGATGCGCACGCGCCGCTCCGGCGGGCACGCCAGCCGCGCCAGCACCTGATAGGCGGTGGTTTGCAGCGCGTCGCCGGCCAGGATGGCGGTGGCTTCCCCGAACGCCTTGTGGCAGGTGGGAAGCCCGCGGCGCAGGTCGTCGTTGTCCAGCGCCGGAAGATCATCATGGACGAGCGAGTAGGTGTGCAGCATCTCCAGCGCCGAGCCCAGGTCTTCGATTCCCGCGGGCAGAGAACCGGAGACCAACCGCGCCGCCTCCATCGCCAGGATGGGCCGCAGGCGCTTGCCACCGGCAAACACGCTGTGCCGCATGGCGCGATGGATGGACGCGGGAGGTGTCTCCGCCGCCGGCAACAGCCGCTCCAGCGCGGCGTCGATCGACTGCCGGCCCTGTTCGAGGACTTCGGGGAGCATGGAAGTCGAGTATAGCAATTGCCGCGGAAGCGAAGACTCAGGCGGCGGAGTGTGCGCTTTGTTGCGGGGGGCCCTGGGCGGCGGCCGCCACGATGCCGTCGAAGTCATAGGTAAGGCAGCAGTCGCGGGCGCCGGCGTCCAGCGCTGCCGCCCACATCTCTTCGTCCGCTACGCGATGGGTGCAGACAAAGGCGACGCCGGGAAAGTCATGGCGCAGCGCCACCAGTTCGCCCAGGCTCAGCAGTTCGAGGTCGACAATGGCGGCGGAGGCCCGCCGTTTGAGGATCAACTGCCGCAATTCTTCCGCATTGCGCGCGATAGCCACGCCGTCGAAGTGGGCGTACAGGCGGACGGCGATCTGCTCGGCGGCCCGGGGGTCGCATTGCGCCACGACGATGGTGGCGGCGTTCACCTTGGCTCCTCTACTTCCGTGAACCCTTGCCCGCGGGCTTTTCGGGTTCGTCCAGGAACGGCTCGGCCTGAACCTTGCCGTTCTGCTTCAGCAGGATCTCGATCCTGCCTTCGGCCGCTTCCAGCTCCTTGCGGCAGGCGCCGGAGAGCGTTACGCCTTCTTCGAACAGCGCCAGCGCCTTCTCGAGGGGAACGTCGCCCTTCTCCAGTTCACCCACGATCTTTTCCAGGCGCGCGAGGCTGTCTTCGAATTTGGGCAACGGAATCTCTCTGAGACGCTCATTGTAGCGCCAAATGCACGCGGAAGGGGACGAGGATTCGGTCAGACGGTGGCCGGCCGCGGACGGCCCAGCACTTCCAACACGTCGACGGCAGCGGGGTAGCGTCCCAGCGGCGCGCTGACCTGCGCGCCCTGCACCATGGGCCGCGCCGCCTGCAGCATCTCGCGCGCGATCTCGATGCCCTCGGCGCGGGCGGACTCGGCGCTCGAGGCGCGTCCCATGCGCTCGAAGATGGCGTCGGGAACGGTGATGCGCAGCTCGATCTTCATGAACTCGGCGTTGCGCACGCTCACCAGCGGCCAGATGCCGGCGATGATGGGAATGCGGCAATGCTCCACGCGGCGCAGGAAGTCCTCCAGCAGGGCGATGTCGAACACCGGCTGGGTCACGCAGAATTGGGCTCCCGCTTCCACCTTGTACTGGAAGCGGCGGACCTCTTCTTCCAGGTTGGGGGCGCCGGGATTGGCGCCACAGCCGATGACGAACGACGTGGCACTGCCCACCGGGTTGGCGCCGATATCCATGCCACAGTTCAGGTTGTGCACGATGTTCACCAGGCCGATGGCGTCCACGTCGAAGACCGCGGTGGCGTCCGGGTAGTTGCCGAGCTTGGGCGGATCGCCGGTGATGCAGATCAGGTTGCGGATGCCGATGGCCGAGGCGCCCAGCAGGTCGGACTGGATGCTGAGCACGTTGCGATCGCGGCAGGTGTAGTGCAGCACCGCTTCGATGCCGACCTGCTGCTGGACCAGGATGGCCAGCGACTGGGCGCTCATGCGGGCGGAAGCACGCGGACTGTCGGGGATGTTGATGCCGTCCACGCCCGCCGCCTTGAGCAGTCGCGCGCCGGCAATTTCTTTCTCCGGGTTCGCGCCCTTGGGTGGGACGATCTCCACGAAGGTGACGAATTCTCCGGCGTCCAGCTTGTGGCCCAGGCTTGACCGTTCGGCGAGCGGCGGCGCTTCGACGGTGGCTACCGTGCGGGCGGCGCGGGCCACCGGAAAGGAACTCGTCTTGGCTTCGCCGGCGCGGAGCACGGAACGCATGGCGCGGATGTGGTCCGGCGTCGTGCCGCAACACCCGCCGATCAATTGCACGCCGGCGCGCAGGAACTTGCGCGTGTAGCTGGCCATGTATTCGGGCGAGCAGAGGTAGATGTTGCGGCCTTCGACGGCCCGGGGGATGCCGGCGTTGGGCTGCGCCGCCAGCGGCAGGCTGGTGACCTGGCGGACTCGCTCCAGCGCTCCCAGCATGGCGACCGGTCCGACGCTGCAATTGCAGCCCACCACATCAACGCCCCAGTCGGTGAGCTTGGCGGCGAAGCTCTCCGGGCTGGCGCCGTCCAGGCAGTTGCCCTCCTCTTCGATGGTGACCTGGGCCACGACCGGAACTGAAGCATCCACGTCGCGGGCGGCGCGAATGGCCTGGTGCAACTCTTCCAGATAGCCGAAAGTCTCGAGCATCAGCAAGTCCACGCCGGCCTCGACGAGCGCGGCAATCTGTTCGCGGAAGGCGGCGCGGGCTTCTTCGAAAGAAGTGGGACCCAAGGGCTCGATGCGTACACCCAGCGGCCCCACAGACCCGGCGACGAAGGGGCGGGTGGCCTTGCGGGAGGCATCGCTGTCGGCGATCTCGCGCGCCAGGCTGGCGCCGGCCAAGTTGAGGTCGCGCACCCGGTCGCCCAGGCCGTAACGCGCCAGGCGAGAGGCGTTGGCTCCAAAAGTGTTGGTTTCGATGATCTCCGCCCCGGCGGCCAGATAGTCGCGGTGTACTTCGCGGATCAGGTCCGGCTGAGACAGGTTCAGCTCGTCATAGCAGCGATTGATGAACACACCGCGCGCGTACAGGAGTGTGCCCATCGCGCCATCCCCGAGGATGGGGCCCTTCCGCAGGCGTTCCAGGAATTCCGCGGCCATGGATGGAGAATACCGGAAGCGGCCAGCCCGCGACAAAGACGGCGCAGCCAACGGCAATGCCGGGGCATCGCTCTGCTATAATCGCGCCTCTGGCAGTGCTGTTCATCTTGTCTTCATTGCGCGGAGCCCGACTTTTGAAGCGTGCCGTAAGCTTGCTTCCCCTGCTGATCCTGGGCCTTCTGTTCGCCGCTTGCGGCGCTGGTACGCCGCCTTCCCAGGAGCCCACGACCAGCCAGTTGACCAACCGCGTGCTGGTCGCCAACCAGTTCTCCAGCGTCGTCCACATCATGAACGGCGATAACGATGCGGTCGCGGCTTTCACGGTTCCGGCAGGAACCAACCCGTCCATGATCGTGGCTTCTCCGGACAAACGCCGCTCGGCGATCTTCAACAGCTTCGACAACTCCCTGAGCATCATCGATAACGCCCAGGAACTCCGGCTCGGCAACATCGGGCTGGGAGCGCCCAGCGAAAGCGTGGCCTTTTCCCCGAATGGCAATAACGTGTATGCCGCGGTGCGGAATGCCGCCGCCGTCGTAGTTCTGACCATCGCTGCCGATAACACCCCTACGACCAGCACGGTGACCGTGCCGGCGCCACGACGCCTGGTGGTAAGCGGCAATGGGGAGCGCGTGCTGGTGTTCAGCGACGGGCTGGACTCGGTTACCGTCATCGACACGACTAACAGCAACGCCACCACCACCGTCGCGGGGTTCGACCGGCCGACATGGGCCGTGTTTTCCAGCGACAATGCCACCGCCTGGATCCTGAACTGCGGACCGGAATGCGGCGGCACCCAGGCCAGCGTGGTGGCGCTGGACATGGCCACGTTGACGCTAGGCACGCCGGTTCCGGTGCCGGCGGCCACCATCGCGCTGCTGGACGGAAGTCAGTTGTGGGTGGCAGGGACGGCGCCCGGCGGGCTCTGCAATGCGGGCACAACCTTCACGGCTTGCGGCAAGCTGACGGCGCTGAACGTGCCCGCCCTGACGCTGGCGACGCCGGCCGCGGGCGTGGATATCGTCGACGGTTTCCACCACGCCATGGAGATGGGAACCAACAACAAGCTTTTCATCGCCTCCCGCACCTGCGCGAATCTCACGGAAGGCTGCCTCTCCATCGTGAATACCTCGAACAACTCGGTGGTGGTGAGCGTGGCGGACGGCGACGTGACTGGAATGACAGCTGTTCCCAATCGCAACGTGGTCTATGTGGCAGAGGGCGGGGAACTGCGCATCTACGATACGGCCACCAGCGCGCTGCAGAGCCGGCAGATCGACTTTGTCGGCCACATCTCCGACACCAAGAGCATCGATTAGCCGGTCCGCGGCTAAG
This genomic window contains:
- a CDS encoding O-methyltransferase encodes the protein MTAEAARAYWRMGGITQPEVEDYLYSLLPERDEVLSEMEAEAVCHRIPIVGPAVGRLFCQLARMAGAKTVFEMGSAIGYSTIWWARGVGAGGRVTYTDGDPKNAEQARRYFERAGVAGQIEVRVGDALELLSEHKPETFDVIFNDVDKGDYPRVFRLAVPRLKKGGLFVTDNVLWNGRVASAITGQPPADKEAETRAIVEFNRLLYGSPELFTTILPIRDGVSVAVKT
- the bshB1 gene encoding bacillithiol biosynthesis deacetylase BshB1; translated protein: MTAHTNPALDILAIAAHRDDVEQTCGGTLLKMAERGRRTGILDLTQGELGTRGTADERAAEAAEAARILKVAWRHALDIPDGRVENTWENRLKVAYVLREMRPRVVILPYWQGRHPDHYNAATLGYEACFLAGLEKLDVGSLPRHRPYKILYATLYHDVRPTFVVDITEQFETRLESILAYKSQFSDQHAGKDIFPAAAEIREMIGSMARFYGMLAGVKYAEPFLQKEVGLVDDLLAVPVKSI
- a CDS encoding pyridoxal-dependent decarboxylase, translating into MDANEFRDVGHRVVDLLSEYLEHIEDRPLFPDVEPATLNALFAEPLPQEPTPSGEVLRQVEEKLLPYCTHVGHPGYLGLITPSPNLMGILGDFICSALNQNIGAYSIGPSGVAMERRTVRWLADIIGYGEQAGGNLTSGGTLANFIGLKLARDYATADKAQHDGLEGRWAVYTSEERHVSVDKAVDAIGVGRTGLRALPTDDEFRLRLDALEAAIAEDKRQGVRPMCIVGIFGTTNTGAVDAMKDLRRIADREGMWLHADAAYGGGMLLSHQWPMRDRGLELADSVTMDPHKWFYAPLDAGAVLVKDERRLTTSFGMKPAYLTDEFDRANERYQYYVHGFEQSRRFRSLKVWMSFKRYGARQIGEWIDANVNRAHELYGMVERDRDFAPAHRPGMSAICLRYTAVPDEGAKQLHAEVASRIERGGKFWISTTELKGRTWFRINPVNFRTRPEHMRQLFALLQQECRDVAQVLRGGKRQSA
- a CDS encoding farnesyl diphosphate synthase, which produces MLPEVLEQGRQSIDAALERLLPAAETPPASIHRAMRHSVFAGGKRLRPILAMEAARLVSGSLPAGIEDLGSALEMLHTYSLVHDDLPALDNDDLRRGLPTCHKAFGEATAILAGDALQTTAYQVLARLACPPERRVRIIEEIAVATGTVNGMIGGQVMDLEAEHTRPDDKTLETIHRSKTGALITASIVTGGLFAGASDAQLARLREFGRAIGLAFQIADDVLDVTQSSEQLGKTAGKDTATEKATYPGLYGVEKSVALARRLVDDSCAALDSFGERAATLKALARFLVERKK
- the xseB gene encoding exodeoxyribonuclease VII small subunit, with the protein product MPKFEDSLARLEKIVGELEKGDVPLEKALALFEEGVTLSGACRKELEAAEGRIEILLKQNGKVQAEPFLDEPEKPAGKGSRK
- a CDS encoding bifunctional homocysteine S-methyltransferase/methylenetetrahydrofolate reductase is translated as MAAEFLERLRKGPILGDGAMGTLLYARGVFINRCYDELNLSQPDLIREVHRDYLAAGAEIIETNTFGANASRLARYGLGDRVRDLNLAGASLAREIADSDASRKATRPFVAGSVGPLGVRIEPLGPTSFEEARAAFREQIAALVEAGVDLLMLETFGYLEELHQAIRAARDVDASVPVVAQVTIEEEGNCLDGASPESFAAKLTDWGVDVVGCNCSVGPVAMLGALERVRQVTSLPLAAQPNAGIPRAVEGRNIYLCSPEYMASYTRKFLRAGVQLIGGCCGTTPDHIRAMRSVLRAGEAKTSSFPVARAARTVATVEAPPLAERSSLGHKLDAGEFVTFVEIVPPKGANPEKEIAGARLLKAAGVDGINIPDSPRASARMSAQSLAILVQQQVGIEAVLHYTCRDRNVLSIQSDLLGASAIGIRNLICITGDPPKLGNYPDATAVFDVDAIGLVNIVHNLNCGMDIGANPVGSATSFVIGCGANPGAPNLEEEVRRFQYKVEAGAQFCVTQPVFDIALLEDFLRRVEHCRIPIIAGIWPLVSVRNAEFMKIELRITVPDAIFERMGRASSAESARAEGIEIAREMLQAARPMVQGAQVSAPLGRYPAAVDVLEVLGRPRPATV